In Humulus lupulus chromosome 6, drHumLupu1.1, whole genome shotgun sequence, a single genomic region encodes these proteins:
- the LOC133784060 gene encoding non-specific lipid-transfer protein 8-like, whose amino-acid sequence MAQLAAVFVLLFLVVAASEAAITCSDVINDLRPCVSYLVSGAGKPPAACCAGVSTLASASASSADKKTACECIKNSAKNIKLKADLAQALPKNCGINLPFAVSPNTDCSKIG is encoded by the exons ATGGCGCAATTGGCTGCAGTTTTTGTGCTTCTTTTCTTGGTTGTGGCAGCCTCAGAGGCTGCGATTACATGCAGCGACGTGATTAATGACCTGAGACCTTGCGTGAGCTATCTAGTGAGCGGGGCTGGGAAGCCACCGGCTGCATGCTGTGCCGGCGTCTCGACTCTAGCGTCAGCATCAGCGAGCTCGGCCGATAAGAAGACTGCTTGCGAATGCATCAAAAATTCAGCTAAGAACATTAAACTGAAAGCGGACTTAGCCCAGGCTCTTCCCAAGAACTGCGGCATCAACTTGCCCTTCGCTGTTTCTCCCAACACTGACTGCTCCAA GATTGGGTGA
- the LOC133785172 gene encoding uncharacterized protein LOC133785172 — MKALLGAQDVWEIVEKGNKEQEDVALSQAQREALRDSRKRDKKALYLIYQAVDEDAFEKISNATTAKEAWEKLQSSNKGVEQVKKIRLQTLRGEFELLFMEESESISDYFARLLAIVNQLRRNGEDVSEVKVIEKILRTVTPTFEYIATNIEENKDLKTMTVEKKISKIIEIKEEEDVTKEAYVDVVVEKEEKEGVASTTSIMEKEVKIHKQQEDAEEETHGQGMINPTSNATIVISSATMPPSVRKVEEKVNFVEDKGGEEGTLLLACKDKDEGQENRWYLDTGASNHMCGQRRMFEELNEAVKGNVSFGDE; from the exons ATGAAGGCACTACTAGGAGCTCAAGATGTTTGGGAGATTGTTGAGAAAGGCAATAAGGAGCAAGAAGATGTTGCTCTTTCTCAAGCTCAACGGGAAGCCTTGAGGGATTCAAGAAAGAGAGACAAGAAAGCTCTCTACCTCATCTATCAAGCGGTGGATGAAGATGCATTTGAGAAGATCTCAAATGCAACTACGGCCAAAGAAGCGTGGGAGAAGCTTCAAAGTTCCAACAAAGGAGTGGAGCAAGTTAAAAAGATTCGTCTTCAAACTCTTAGAGGTGAGTTTGAACTTTTATTCATGGAAGAATCTGAATCAATTTCTGATTATTTTGCTAGACTATTGGCAATTGTCAATCAATTAAGAAGAAATGGTGAAGACGTTAGTGAAGTGAAGGTTATAGAGAAAATTCTTCGCACAGTAACTCCAACCTTTGAATACATTGCTACAAACATTGAAGAAAATAAAGATTTAAAAACTATGACTGTTGA GAAGAAAATTTCGAAAATAATAGAGATCAAAGAGGAAGAGGACGTGACCAAGGAAGCATATGTGGACGTGGTCGTGGAAAAGGAAGAGAAGGAAGGGGTGGCTTCAACAACTTCAATAATGGAGAAAGAAGTCAAAATCCACAAGCAACAAGAGGATGCGGAAGAGGAAACTCATGGTCAAGGAATGATAAATCCCACATCAAATGCTACAATTGTAATAAGTTCGGCCACTATGCCTCCGAGTGTAAGGAAGGTTGAAGAAAAGGTCAATTTCGTTGAAGACAAAGGTGGAGAAGAAGGAACATTGCTACTAGCTTGCAAAGACAAAGATGAAGGCCAAGAAAATAGATGGTATCTTGACACCGGAGCTAGCAATCACATGTGTGGACAAAGAAGAATGTTCGAGGAGCTCAATGAAGCAGTAAAAGGAAATGTCTCTTTTGGAGATGAGTAA